TTGTCATATCCCAGATTGTTTTCACTGCACTCCACAATCATCAGAATCAATTCACACTTGCCCTCTGTGGGGAGTAATATTCCCTCATTGAGAAAGCATGGGCAAGATCCAGAAATTTGGCATGTAACATGTCTGCGTGGCAGGAGCAGCCCATGAACATCATCCCAAGTTGACGAAGGCGGCCCAGGAGTgaacagtatgtgtgtgtatgtataactACTAACTCTTAGATTTATATATTACTGAATACGAGAATGACAGGTTTTATTCACCTAAACTTcccattattttataaatgagggcTACAGAAGTGAAGTGATTTTCCTGAGTAGTTCATTTTTTCACAGACAACAAGAAAATCCCTGAAAACAAAATCAGCCAGTTATCTCCTCTTTCACCTCTAGGTTTTGAGCTGGCAACGTGGACGACTGACTGTCTCTCTTCTCCGTCATTTTTCCAGAGAAAACAGAAGGAGATCCAGGCAATGAAGCGTCAACTAACCAAGATTGAGGACCTGGGGGACAACATGGAAGATGCTTTGATCCTTGATATCAAATACAGCACCATTGGATTGGCCCAGCAGTGGGACCAGCTGTACCAGCTTGGGTTGCGGATGCAACACAACCTGGAGCAACAGATCCAGGCCAAGTATTGAGGGAACGCACCACAGCAGGGAGGGGTGCAGGTGATGTTAGGTGTTAGGACCTTAACTAAGGGCTAGAGTTTAGTGCACCAGATAAAAGAGTTGCTTCAGAGTACCAATGTTCTGGGTCTTTACTGCCCCACAGAATGACTATTTCTCTTTATACTGAAATCCATCATGAAATAAAAGACAGTGCTCTCCATCCACCTGAGCCTACTCATCACTCATTTGGACAACAACTGACTTTTATACCCAATTTCTCAGAGTTCTTTCACCATCTTATGTGATCTCTTAGGAAACCATTCCCTTTCATAGAATTTTATCTAAAATGTAATgtctaaaacaaaagaaacatttaaagcaTGGCCAAATAGAGCAGAAGGGTGGAAACTCATTATTTTCTAGATAAATTCATCATATCAAAGCAGCTGCAGGTCTCAATAGCATTTTGGCAACATTTTCATCTAGATaaggattggcaaactttttctgtaaatggcctgataataaataatttagacTTTGTGAGGCTCATATATTTTCTGCTGTAACTCCTTGACTCTGCTGTTACAGTGAAAAAAGCAGCTGTGATAAGTGAATGACCATGGCCATGTTCCAATAAAGCTTTGTATATGgacattgaaatttaaattttatgtaattttcatgtttcaaaaaattttattcttttgattatCTTCAACCATATGACAATGTAAAAGCTACTCTTGGCTCCTGGACTGTACAAAAACAGGTGACAGCCCAGATTTCGCCCACGGACTACAGTTTGCCAACTCTTGAACTAGATGACTCAAATAGCAAATTGTCCattcaaatttctctctcttccatgTGGCTTGTGTTCTTCTACCCTGTGTTTTATATACAGGGTAaactcatgtttttgttttttctttcagggACATGATAGGTGTGAGTGAAGAGACTCTGAAGGAGTTTAGTACAATATATAAGTGAGTATAATTTCATAGTTAActgcttctttgtttttcagactATTCAGAATGAGGCTACAAATAATGTTTCTCTCACTCTATGAGGCTTGATGGAATCTTAAAGGAAGACCTAGATATGCTCATTAGCTCCAGTCATGGCTTTCTGTGAGATTTTCAGACttcaaaaaatatgtttcttcatTCTCAacattttgtgcttttctttctatccattaggttaaaaaaaatgtacaggaCACAGACAGGCTTTCTATTCAGTCCTCTGATAGCTTTATGACAGGTCAATAAAGCTTCAGCTGACACAATAAGAcatattcctttctgttctcactTGGTTTTTCTATTGAGCTtgacaaaaaaacttttttctttttttattctttagacACTTTGATGAGAATTTGACAGGGCACTTGACTCACAAAGAGTTCCTGTCCTGCCTGAGAGGACTCAATTACTATTTGCCCATGGTGGAGGAGGATGAACATGAGCCCGAGTTTAAGAAGTTCCTGGATGCTGTGGATCCAGGGAGGTAGGAACAAGACTAGGGGATCAGACCACAGCAGGGATGGGGGTTTGGAGGGAGAAGCACAGAGAGTAAAATGATCCATAAAACATGAAATTAACTCATctgaaaataggaagaaataggCAACCATAAATGAATTAGGCAGCTCTTGGTGCCCTTTCAAGATTAGCTCAGCAGTAAATTGTGCTAACTTTAACTCAAGGACTAGCTTTACAATTTCTCCAATTCATGATTTATGTTCAATCTATGAATTTCAGTTGCTTTTATGGATGAGACTAGAGAGAAGAATCCCTTCATGTATGTGAGATTTTAAGGAGACATAGGTGATTCAGAGACCAACACATGGGGTTGGGGTTGTCATGTGCTTATGGGAGTGTGTTAGATCATCAAGAGATCAAGGTACTGTTAGGGACTAATTCTTGCTAATACTAAAAACCGAAGAAGCAGAAATTATTTGAGGTGCTgatggaaaatttcaaaattcaCCGAGAATCAGGCTGAATGACCCATgttgaaacagagtctggagCTTAGTAAACAGTGTATATTTGGCTGTAAAATTGTGATGAAGGGGAGCCAAAATGGAGAGCATAACCCATCTCATCCCAGAAAGCTTAGCTGGAAGAGGCACTTGGAGAATCTGGCTTTCCTCTGTTTCCACAACACTGAGTAGGATATAAAAGAGGCCTTCCTTCTCTGCCTTGAGAAGGCTCAGCTCCTGATCCATTTCTCCCACAGGAAGGGCTACGTCTCACTGGAGGACTATACCGCTTTCCTGATTCACAAGGAGTCAGAAAACATCAAGTCCAGCAATGAAATAGAGAATGCTTTCCAAGCCCTGGCGGAGGGCAAGTCATATATTACCAAAGAAGACATGAAGCAGGTCTGATTCTGGTTGCTTCCACTATTACACTGTCATCCTAATTTGAATTTTGGTCATCTCAGGCCCGGTGGCCTACTTTGAAAAAAcccacccacttttttttttttttcagacctcCCCTTGCACAAGATGTCATTTGGTTTGGTCACCCCTTCAATTTGTCTTGACCCAACTCAAAAATGTACTGTGGTTCTCTATTGAATATGAGAGTCCATTCAAAATCTGCAACTCGGTTTTTaaggatatttctcttttttgctcGTTAATTCAAagagcatttattgaatgcttactgtgttccaggcatgAGGAGTGCAGTTTAGTAAGACATAGTCCCTAGACTCAGGTGTAGTGGAGAAGACAGAACTTTACAAGTTAAAAACACTGTGACAGAAGCAAACACATCTGTCATGGGAACAAAGATGTGGGGGATTTTATTACAACCAGAAGtaatctctcttctctctgattCCAAGAGCTTTCTTCATTCCTCTCCTTAAAATACTTGCATCAGGGAAGGTATCATCTATGATTAACACAGGGTGAGTGTTGAAGGACATGCAGGAACTCATCAAGTGACCAAAGGAAAGCTTAAGTGTTTCAGGCAAAGGCAAGTGTGTGTGCAAAGGAACTTGAAAAAGTACGTTTTCCTAATACCCAAAGTAGGAAGACGGTAACAGGAAGTGAAAGGGAAAACAATTAAGCAGAAACCGGATTACAAAGGGTCACATACACAATGGTATCATTTTGCACAAACTCATCCAATCGTctaaactcatcaaactgtacacaTTAAAGGTACAATTCTTTATCAATCATAACTCAACAAAGctgttacaaaaagaaaatgatgtggTCTTTCAGACAATATCTGGAAcccaccatccacccacccacgtGCTAACTTATTGGAATCTTTAGGGATCTACTTGGTAGTTAAACAGCACAGCCAATAGAGGAACTCTTTGGCATAAGAGGATCATaagttcaagtcccagctctgccactttctggcAGTGTGACCACTGGTGAGTTATTCTACCTTCTTGAGTATTTTACCTTACTCATAAAACATGCTAGTCCCCACATCTCAAAGCAGCCAGGAGGATGAAATAGATCAAGTGGTCAACAAATGTTGTTAGGCATATAACTCCCTCTATTTAATAAAACAACTTTAGGGAATGAGATTTACAGAATAATCAAAGTAAGTAAGCTCTTTTTCAAGAAAGGGCTGAGATTAAAAGTTAAGTTACTCATTAGATGTTAtacatttatgagaaaaaaattgtgtgtaATAGAAACAGTGCTTGCATCTTCCAGAGACTCTCCATCTCCTGCATTTAGGGCATAATATGGGAAGCCCCAAGGAACCAGCTATTTTGAATCCCTATAAccgtatttttctctttttatacttttcagGCCCTTACCCCAGAGCAAGTGTCATTCTGTGCCACACATATGCAGCAATATATGGACCCACAGGGTCGAAGCCATCTCTCTGGCTATGACTACGCTGGCTTCACCAATTCCTATTTTGGCAACTCATAAGCAGCTCCTCGTGGATCATAGAAAATCTTAGTGTTGTGGGAAATTTACTGGGGGGTGAACAGTACAGGCAAATGTGGAAGATAAAAGATggcctcgtgtgtgtgtgtgcttgtgtttgtgtgcatattACATTTATTGCAGGATCTTAAAAAATCTCAAGGGTGGGAGATAGAAAGGTTAATAGAGTTGGAGGAGTGGATGCTATTTTGTATGCAACTAGTCACTGCTGAGGCGTgtcaaagtttctattttttatttgttctgttttgcatGTCTTTATCATTATGCTTTATTCCTATTATATAGTAAttctttttaacaatatttttggGGCAAAGTTAAGTGAAATGTTGAGCTTCTATATTTCTGAGAACTGTACTTATATAAGAGTGGGCAGCTAATTTTACTGTAAAGAAGGGCCATggtatagtaaataaataaaatccaaggcaatttgcaaacaatttttttaaactttggaatgtgtttaaatttaaatttgaaaataaagatatttgatATTCTGGAGAACATGAATATTTTAGTTTGTACAATGAAACAACACACAGATCAACATAACACCTGTTTCCTTCTTAACTATTTTTTCCATAATTCAAAATTATGGTAGCTGTCATTACTCTCAGAATGACAAAATTCCAGCATAGCAGGGCTTTCTCTTGTCCTCCAAGCACCCGTATTTTCTCTTAAGTTTtaatgtaacaaaaataatacTTCAATATCCAATTAAAGTAAgttaatagaattatttataaaattaagaattaattaaaaaaaagaagaggtgatAATATCTTCATAAATTTTCAGGCCAGGTTTAGTCTGGACAGGTTTACATGCCGACATTCTGATTTGATTTATAAAAGGTAATGGTGTCATTAGCTGGTGAGAATTCTTAGATCACTTATTTGCTGTGTATAAAACTGCTAGCATTCTGCACAAATAGTCCCCAATTACCAATCCATTAATGTTGCCCTTTGATTACCATCTTAAGTCTCAGTCCCTTCCTCTGCATAGAAATGAATCTGTGCAGGACAAATCCTGTCATAAGAgcctttttttaaacaaaaaaatcgTTAAAGCTAAAATGTTATCGTTGATACTAACAACATACAGGTATTTTAGTGACTCTTTTCTTAAATTGTCAAAGACTATGGAATATAACAAGctgaaagtattttcaaaattaatgttcACAAATGTCTAAATTGTCTAATTATGAGTTACCAAAAATAGTACAGTTGGAAAAGATATAGGCCATCAAAAATTAGCATCGTTTAATATCACACTTATCATGTATGGATAGTCTAAAACTATTCGTGCTGAAAATAATCACAAGCCAAAGTGGATGTGGTTCCATTCCCCCAATGCTAACCCTGCCAAAAATTTTCAAGACCTAGATCAAAGTATTAGTCATTTTAGTGGGTCAAATGTGTGTACCCAGAAGAAGAGTTTACCCTTTTTAAGCACATAGTCACATACTTAATCAAGGGAGGAAATTTGAATCACCAAACGAGATTTTGAAGACTATTATGTTTTCCCTATCCCAGATCAATTGTTTCAAGGTAGAAACAAATAGAGATAGATTCCAGAAACACCTATTTTGAAAAATCCCTCCAAGTGATTTTATACCCTTCCATACTTAAGACTACTACATGTGGAAGTTAGACCATTAAGTATTACTTAGCAATACTTGAAACATCCTTACTAACCTTTGGTCACTATGCATTTAGGCAATGTTATGCTGGGCAGACTGAATGAATTGGTGAAATGAATTTGCTCACATGGCCTCAGTGCAATGAGAGATTACTTCTCCCTATATGGAGAACTCTAGAGTAGATGACCTTCTCCCTGATGAGGCCCTTTTGGCTATCTGACTAACTCATCTACTTGTCTTCATCCTGTTCTCTGAGATCTAACTTCCTTCCTCTCAAATTCAGTTTTCATCAAATTCCAACTAGAGGATGTGTTTCTTTCCTGAGAGCATAGAAAAATATGGATTGCTGTCTGAAAAATATCTTCTCAGCCTAAGTTCTTTCCTCGTCTCTCAAGCCATGCCTCACTTCTCTCTTACTGCCAAATCCTATGAATTCTACCTTCTCAAAATCTCATGTTTGTGATTTCCTTCAGTCTCTGAATGTCACTATCCATATTCAAGCCTCTTTGCCTTTCTTTAACCTGATATCCATGGATTTCTTGCTGATCTCCTTGCCTCTGGTTTCTCTCTGCTGAAATCTATCATCCCCTCGGCTGCTAGATTCATCTTCCTAAATCCCTTCCCAGATCCACTCTCTGTTCAACGTTTTATTGTGCCTTATCTCCTATAGACAAAAAGACCATGTCTGAAGCAAGGTATTCAAATTCTTTCAACAAGTAAGCCTTGACTCAAACTAACTTCTCAACATCATTTGTGAGGTGTTTCCAGCCCCTCTGAATAACTCACACACTCTGAAACGGGCCTATATTGTCTTACCATCAAGCCTTTGGCTTTTATGTTCTCTCTTCTGATAATGTACTTCCCCCCATCAGTGCATTCAAAGCTCATCCATCCTTAGGGAACAAGTTCAAATACTATTTAAGACATGAAGTCTTCTCTGATCCTCTACCTAGAGTAAACTCTACCTGAACTAAAAGGCAGTATCTTTTTCCTTCTCACATTTTAATAGTAGCAACTGGAATTTATTGGAAGATCACTATGATCCAAGGGTTGTGCTAAATTCTTTGTATGTATGATCCTGTTTAGCCACCAACACAAAACTGAAGTTAtaaccattttaaagataagaactctgaagctgaaaaatgttaaataacttacctagagtcacacagctagtaagttgAAGAGTTTGGATTCAAACTCCTGCTTGACGGTCTTGTGAGTTCATGATACTTTCTCAAATAATATCTGCCACTATATATAACCATATTATATGTGGAAAGTGAAATAGGCAGAATAGATAGTTTTGCAATAGATTCAAAAGAACAGTCTCCAGTTTGGTGAGTGACCCAAATGAGAAGGGTCTTTAACATGCAAGATTCTGAAGCTATCAGAGAGCGTTAACAATTaccaaaaaaaaggaagtaaatatattttctgaaatagaATCCACCCAGCTTGGAaaatcaattaaaacaaaaagggcAAAGTAATAGAGTCAGAGATAGGAAGGACAACTATATAAAAAgatgattccatgtttttgctactGTCAATAGCACAATGATGAACCTATAAGCACATGTGCCCCACTGTATATGAAATAAAagttgcaattaaaaaaatagtaaaagcataaaaagatgaaagacacCCAGTGGGAGTAAAAATGACCCACCTGTTCATTAACAAAGCTTTAAACTAACCTGTCAAGCTGATATTCACCAGGTTTCCAATCTTGGAAGAACATTACAGGTCAAATAGTCTAATTATGTAATGATTTTAGAAATCTCTACAGTATCCCTGATAGGCTCCTGCCAGCCCTGCCTTGAACTTGAACACTCCAAACTTTTGTTCAGCTCGATTAAAAAATTCTTGATTaccttaattaaattttttaattcttaatggGTTTCAGTAACTAGGGGTGGCATCTAAGAGGCTGAaagttaaaattcagattttggGCTCATTTTGAGTTGTGCACAGTGAGCAGGCAGGAAGCACCGCCTTTGCATTTCCAAGCAGTCGGGGGGAAGGGCAAGAGGCAGGATAAGGCTTTTCCAGATGATTGGGGGTAGGAAAGCTTTGGCCTGAGGACTTGAATACCTGGCCCTTTGGCTTGGGTTCTTGGTCTATGCCCAGCCTACACAGAAGAAAGTGTCCTATTGGTGTAACCTTCATTTTTTACCCAGCAATCTCCCTCTGAAAGCATTCCTCAGAGCAGTCTGTACAGCCCTATTCCTTAGACTATAAACAATGGGGTTAAGGAGTGGAGTCACTACAGTATAGGTCATGGCAATAAGCTGATCTCTCTCAAGAGAGTAGCTGGCTTTGGGCCTCAAGTACATGAAGGAGGCACAGCCGTAGTGAATAATGACCACTGTGAGGTGCGAGGCACAAATGGAGAAGGCCTTCTTCTGCCCCTCTGCAGAGGGGATCTTCAGTATTGCCACCAAGATGTAGGTGTAGGAGATGGTGATGAAGAAGAAGGAGACCAAGAGGACCAGAAGACTGAGGATGAGGATCCCCAGCTCACTCAGGCCTGTATCCCCACAGGCTAGGCTCAGCACTGGCGGTGTGTCACAAAAAAAGTGCTGGATTTCATGGGAGCTGCAGAATGAGAGGTGGAAAATAACTAGTGTCATTCCCAGTCCAAAGAGGTATCCAATCAGGAAGGAAGTAACAACCAGCTGGGCACAGAGGTTAGGATTCATGCGGCTGGCATAGTGCAGTGGGGCACAGATGGCCACATATCTGTCAAAGCCCATGGCAGCCAGAAGGAAGCAGTTAGTACAGGCCCATGAGGCAGAAAAGAACATCTGGGCAGCACAGCCCACATAGGAGATAGCCTGGTCCCCCATAGCCAGGCCAAAGAGCATCCTAGGGATGATGCCCAAAGTGTAGCAGGTCTCGGAGAAGGATAGGAAGACAAGGAAGAGGTACATGGGAGTGTGCAGATGGCTATCCAGCCGAATGGCTATGATAATGAAGACATTGCTGGTCAGAGTGACGAGATACAGAGAGAGGAACAAGGCAAAGAGAAGGTGTTGCAACTCCCCAGAACCGGAGAAGCCCAGGAAGACAAAATCCCTCCAGGAGGTTACATTGGTTTGCCCCATTCTGAGAGATATATCCCTGATAGATTTGATGATTTCTTCCACCTTGCTAGTAGGTACCTGGCTTCTTTAAAAGGTGGATGATATggattctttttctcttgttcccGTTGTAACTTAAAAAGGAAGCTCTGATTTAGACTCTACTCAAACTTCAAAAAAGTATTTGTTAGACACAAATGTATGGGTCCATTCTCATATGactgtatgtacatatacatatacacagatacacaatCACAGACATTcatatgcacatatttgtacacaaacatacatatgaCTACATACATGCAGGTGTATATATGCTTTATAGCATTTACAcataattatgcatattttacacATTCAAAACTATAAATTGTACATTTGCTATTAATGACCATATCCACGAATATatcagacatgcacacacattacaaatacatatgtatttagaGTGTGCAAATTCATAGATACACACATCACatataaagatacacacacaacatatacGTTTATATTGTCTTTATACCTACACTGTCATGTGAAAATACACATATGGAAACACCCGTATTGCTTGTAAGAACTTTGTGGGTAGGTGGGGAGACTTGATCTTAATGGATTTTGTTTTATAGATCAGGTACAAAGACtaagagaggtgaagtgacttccTTGAAGTCACACAGAACCAGGATTAGAAAACAGGTATGGTGAGTCTTAACCTATCCTTATTTTCCCCACGCAATGATGACTCTCTTTAGAGACTATGGAACACACACTAATATGAACATAGAATAAGAAATAGCTTGTTCAACAATAATCACTGTATCTATACAACCCCTCTTCCATGCCATTTTACCCTTTCCAAATTCCTTGGGCAGAGTAGGGCAGGCTCCTTTTACCTGGGAATCTATGTTGAGCACTGAAGAAAAAGCCAGAGCTCGAGGCAGGTTGTGCAGCAGGCATCTCTCAGCCCAAAATCAGGTACTGCTGCCTCCAAAAACTCTACTCTAAACCAAAGCATAAGTCAAGGGATGATTCTCCCCTCGCCTGAACAGGCTCACACTGACCTGAAGAGgctcataaagcaagtcctgccTTTTAGTTGCCATGCACTAGACTGCCTCCCAGCAGGCTAGCCCACAGGAGAAAGACCTGAGATGCATTTTGGAATCTCCTATTCTGAGCAGTGTGATGTCTCCAAATGATACCAAGAAACCTTCTTCCACACCCCTAGTTCCAGGTGGTAAATAATATCTTCTTCCATCCAAAC
This region of Macaca fascicularis isolate 582-1 chromosome 1, T2T-MFA8v1.1 genomic DNA includes:
- the LOC135970630 gene encoding spectrin alpha chain, erythrocytic 1-like — encoded protein: MVEEDEHEPEFKKFLDAVDPGRKGYVSLEDYTAFLIHKESENIKSSNEIENAFQALAEGKSYITKEDMKQALTPEQVSFCATHMQQYMDPQGRSHLSGYDYAGFTNSYFGNS
- the OR10Z1 gene encoding olfactory receptor 10Z1 codes for the protein MGQTNVTSWRDFVFLGFSGSGELQHLLFALFLSLYLVTLTSNVFIIIAIRLDSHLHTPMYLFLVFLSFSETCYTLGIIPRMLFGLAMGDQAISYVGCAAQMFFSASWACTNCFLLAAMGFDRYVAICAPLHYASRMNPNLCAQLVVTSFLIGYLFGLGMTLVIFHLSFCSSHEIQHFFCDTPPVLSLACGDTGLSELGILILSLLVLLVSFFFITISYTYILVAILKIPSAEGQKKAFSICASHLTVVIIHYGCASFMYLRPKASYSLERDQLIAMTYTVVTPLLNPIVYSLRNRAVQTALRNAFRGRLLGKK